The window CGCAAGGCGACCTGGCGGTGTCGTTCGGCCGCTTCGATGGCGGCCGTCCCGTGGCGGTGGCTGCCGGTCACTATGCCTACGTCGGCTCGGCCATGGGGCGGGGCGGGGCATCGCCGGGCGGGCGGCTGTTGCGCCACGCCACACGCACGGCCGGCAAGCCGCCCCACGCCATCCGCGCCGCGCTGCTGGCCGAGTTGCCCGCCGCCGGGCTGGCCTTGCCCCGCGTCGCGCCGCCGCCCGCCAAGCGGCTGCGCTGGCACATCGACTATCTGCTGGATGAAACGGCGGTGGAGATCGTCCACGTCACGCTGCTGCGGGCCGCTGTCCGCCTGGAGAGCGCGGTGGCTGGACGACTGGCCGACGCGCCGGGGGCTGTCGCCGTGCGGCCCGGCCTGGGCGCGAGCGATACACCGGGTGAAACCCATCTGTGGCGTCTACGGGGTGAGCCGGTCGATGCCTTGCCGTATCTCACCGACTGCTTCCATGATATAATGAGTTAATGCTCAATGGTATCATCGCCCAAAAGCTTCAGACGCTCGACAAGGTTCTCGTTGAGCTACGCTCGTTGGGCGTGGTATCCACCAAGGAGCTAAAGAGTAACTGGCAACAACAACGGGCCATTGAACGCAATTTACAGGTACTGGTTGAGATCGTCATCGACGTGTGCCAAAGATTATTGGCGCATGCTGATCAATCTCCCGCAACCACCAGCGCCGACGCCATCGACCGTTGCGTCGAGATGGGCGCCTTGACCCCGGATGAAAACTACAAGCGCATGGTGCGGCTCAGGAACTTTCTGGTTCATCGCTATGAATACGTCGATCCCGACGTGTTGGCGAATATGGTCAACAAACATCTTGGGGATTTCGAGAAATTTAGGGATGAAATC is drawn from Candidatus Promineifilum breve and contains these coding sequences:
- a CDS encoding GIY-YIG nuclease family protein → MNHITFLGQPCQTGTYVLWLRAQGDLAVSFGRFDGGRPVAVAAGHYAYVGSAMGRGGASPGGRLLRHATRTAGKPPHAIRAALLAELPAAGLALPRVAPPPAKRLRWHIDYLLDETAVEIVHVTLLRAAVRLESAVAGRLADAPGAVAVRPGLGASDTPGETHLWRLRGEPVDALPYLTDCFHDIMS
- the hepT gene encoding type VII toxin-antitoxin system HepT family RNase toxin, producing the protein MLNGIIAQKLQTLDKVLVELRSLGVVSTKELKSNWQQQRAIERNLQVLVEIVIDVCQRLLAHADQSPATTSADAIDRCVEMGALTPDENYKRMVRLRNFLVHRYEYVDPDVLANMVNKHLGDFEKFRDEILTYVQSN